In the Acanthopagrus latus isolate v.2019 chromosome 23, fAcaLat1.1, whole genome shotgun sequence genome, one interval contains:
- the LOC119014270 gene encoding protein Tob2, whose product MHLEVKVALNFIVSYLYNKLPRRRADLFGEELERILVSRFEGHWYPEAPLRGSAFRCIHLGAPRDPVVELAAKRSGLDTEEVRANVPAELSVWIDPYEVSYQIGEKGAVKVLYLEDPPGLGCDSERAEGVIREGKGDPEAEEAKSLGFNPDAQVFVPIGSQASPALMPSLSSSPTPMSAQPCPGLFSYPSSSTPTDPAAHSSNTSTPSPPSGGLPYLSTQQPPSALPAARPQPITFTTASFAATKFGSTKMKKCSGAGSAASSAVVIPPAQRMLSRSPTTISAPELLKHKPLSLSLHSLGGPIASQLSPNAKEFVYPGSPGPLYFDADTQPMQPHASPFQPPHTVNTHPSFDPFSSPPPAQSVGIIGSNGGIPYMEKPPFVEGLGSYNLQYPSQSFQPVVLAN is encoded by the coding sequence ATGCATCTTGAAGTTAAGGTCGCCCTCAACTTCATCGTGTCCTACCTGTACAACAAGCTGCCTCGGCGTAGAGCTGACCTGTTtggggaggagctggagaggataCTGGTGTCTCGTTTTGAGGGTCACTGGTATCCTGAAGCCCCTCTCAGGGGTTCTGCCTTTCGGTGCATCCACCTGGGAGCACCGAGGGACCCCGTGGTGGAATTGGCCGCCAAGAGAAGTGGACTGGACACAGAGGAAGTGCGTGCAAATGTCCCTGCAGAGCTCAGCGTTTGGATTGACCCCTACGAGGTATCCTACCAGATTGGAGAGAAGGGGGCAGTGAAGGTTCTCTACCTGGAGGACCCTCCAGGCCTCGGCTGTGACAGCGAGAGGGCTGAGGGGGTGATCAGAGAGGGTAAAGGAGAtccagaggcagaggaggccaAGAGTCTGGGCTTTAACCCAGATGCTCAGGTGTTTGTGCCAATTGGAAGCCAGGCGTCTCCTGCCCTCATGCCGTCGCTCTCCAGCTCTCCCACCCCCATGTCTGCCCAGCCCTGTCCCGGGCTCTTCAGCTACCCCAGCTCCAGCACCCCCACCGACCCTGCTGCCCACTCTTCCAACACCTCGACCCCTTCTCCTCCCAGCGGCGGGTTGCCCTACCTCTCCACTCAGCAGCCTCCCTCCGCTCTTCCTGCTGCCCGTCCTCAGCCCATCACCTTCACCACCGCCAGCTTCGCCGCCACGAAATTCGGCTCGACCAAGATGAAGAAGTGCAGTGGGGCTGGATCGGCAGCTAGCTCTGCAGTCGTCATACCTCCTGCCCAGAGAATGCTCTCCCGCTCTCCCACCACCATCTCAGCACCGGAGCTACTCAAGCACAagcccctctccctctccttgcACTCCCTCGGGGGTCCCATCGCCAGCCAGCTCTCCCCCAACGCCAAAGAGTTTGTCTACCCAGGATCCCCAGGCCCCCTTTACTTCGATGCTGACACCCAGCCCATGCAGCCTCATGCCAGCCCATTCCAACCCCCCCACACTGTTAACACCCATCCGTCGTTTGACCCCTTCTCCAGCCCTCCTCCCGCCCAGAGCGTGGGCATCATCGGCAGCAACGGAGGAATCCCCTACATGGAGAAGCCGCCGTTCGTTGAGGGTTTAGGAAGCTACAACCTGCAATATCCTAGCCAGTCCTTCCAGCCTGTTGTGCTGGCCAACTAA